A genomic stretch from Panthera uncia isolate 11264 chromosome E3, Puncia_PCG_1.0, whole genome shotgun sequence includes:
- the MARF1 gene encoding meiosis regulator and mRNA stability factor 1 isoform X7 — protein MMEGNGTEDPCSRTLGWLRQNNDAKPWLWKFSNCFSRPEHTLPLSPHTKDYMENEKAAVELKDVPSPLHAGSKLFPAVPLPDIHSLQQPKIQLSPVPKPARNSIIDAAKVWPNIPPPNTQTAPVTIPLCNGCGTKGAGKETTLLLATSLGKAASKFGSPEVALAGQVLENLPPIGVFWDIENCSVPSGRSATAVVQRIREKFFKGHREAEFICVCDISKENKEVIQELNNCQVTVAHINATAKNAADDKLRQSLRRFANTHTAPATVVLVSTDVNFALELSDLRHRHGFHIILVHKNQASEALLHHANELIRFEEFISDLPPRLPLKMPQCHTLLYVYNLPANKDGKSITNRLRRLSDNCGGKVLSITGCSAILRFINQDSAERAQKRMENEDVFGNRIIVSFTPKNRELCETKSSNAIADKVKSPKKLKNPKLCLIKDTSEQSSSAKATPGKGSQANSGSATKNTNVKSLQELCRMESKTGARSSDSQQGHLRLVAPPHRSLSAVAPTPKNSGTAEPAYKTNPKKENPCPRSVTSSPVENKEKEETPFQVSYPSAFSKLITSRQVSPLLAAQSWSSRRSMSPNLLNRASPLAFNIANSSIGADSPDPFANGADIQISNIDYRLSRKELQQLMQEAFSRHGKVKSVELSPHTDYQLKAVVQMENLQEAISAVNSLHRYKIGSKKILVSLATGAANKSLSLLR, from the exons ATGATGGAAGGAAACGGAACTGAGGACCCCTGCAGTAGAACACTTGGATGGCTCCGACAAAATAATGATGCTAAGCCATGGCTCTGGAAATTTTCTAATTGCTTTTCTCGTCCTGAGCACACATTGCCACTTAGCCCCCACACG AAAGATTACATGGAGAACGAGAAAGCTGCTGTGGAGTTAAAGGACGTGCCGTCTCCCCTTCATGCTGGCTCTAAACTTTTCCCAGCAGTCCCGCTTCCAGATATTCATTCTCTCCAGCAACCTAAAATACAGCTTTCACCTGTCCCCAAA ccGGCAAGAAATAGTATAATTGATGCTGCTAAAGTCTGGCCAAATATACCACCTCCAAATACTCAAACTGCACCTGTTACTATTCCTCTGTGTAATGGCTGTGGAACcaaaggagcagggaaggagacCACGTTGTTATTGGCGACCAGTCTAGGCAAAGCTGCTTCGAAATTTG GGTCACCAGAAGTTGCACTAGCCGGACAGGTGCTGGAAAACTTACCCCCCATTGGAGTTTTTTGGGATATTGAAAACTGTTCAGTTCCCTCTGGCCGCTCAGCTACTGCTGTTGTACAGAGAATCCGTGAGAAGTTTTTTAAAGGCCACAGAGAAGCAGAATTCATCTGTGTGTGTGACatcagtaaagaaaacaaagaagttatTCAAGAGCTGAATAATtgccag GTGACCGTGGCCCACATCAACGCTACCGCCAAGAACGCGGCTGACGACAAACTGCGCCAGAGTCTCCGAAGGTTTGCGAACACTCACACTGCTCCAGCCACTGTGGTTCTCGTGTCGA CTGATGTCAATTTTGCATTGGAGCTTAGTGATCTGAGACACAGGCATGGTTTCCACATAATTTTGGTCCATAAAAACCAGGCCTCGGAAGCACTGCTGCATCATGCTAATGAGCTGATCAGATTCGAAGAGTTCATTTCCGACTTGCCCCCCAGGTTACCACTAAAAATGCCA CAGTGCCACACTCTGCTCTATGTTTATAACCTACCAGCAAATAAAGATGGCAAGAGCATCACCAACAGGCTCAGGCGCCTGTCTGATAATTGTGGTGGGAAAGTGCTGAGTATCACAGGCTGCAGTGCAATTCTCCGCTTCATAAACCAAGATAGTGCAGAACGGGCTCAGAAGCGAATGGAAAACGAAGATGTCTTTGGTAATAGGATCATTGTGTCATTTACTCCAAAAAATAGAGAACTCTGTGAAACAAAGAGTTCCAATGCAATTGCTGATAAAGTGAAGTCTCCCAAAAAACTTAAGAATCCAAAATTGTGCCTCATCAAAGATACGAGTGAACAATCTTCCAGTGCCAAAGCCACGCCTGGAAAAGGGTCGCAGGCAAATTCTGGATCTGCtacaaaaaacacaaatgttaaaAGTTTACAG GAGCTCTGCCGCATGGAGTCAAAGACTGGCGCTAGAAGCAGTGACTCCCAGCAAGGCCACCTGAGGCTGGTGGCGCCTCCCCACAGAAGCTTGAGCGCTGTAGCGCCCACACCCAAAAACTCGGGGACGGCAGAACCTGCTTACAAAACCAACCCGAA GAAAGAGAACCCCTGTCCCCGGAGTGTCACCAGCTCTCCtgtagagaacaaagagaaagaggagactcCGTTCCAAGTGAGTTACCCATCTGCTTTCAGCAAGCTGATCACGTCACGGCAAGTCAGTCCCCTGCTCGCAGCACAGTCTTGGTCTTCTCG CAGGAGTATGTCTCCAAACCTTTTAAACAGAGCGTCCCCACTTGCTTTCAACATTGCAAATTCGAGCATTggtgctgacagcccagacccGTTTGCAAATGGTGCTGACATCCAGATCAGCAACATCGACTACAGATTATCCCGGAAGGAGCTGCAGCAGCTTATGCAGGAGGCATTTTCTAGGCACGGCAAG
- the MARF1 gene encoding meiosis regulator and mRNA stability factor 1 isoform X6 — translation MMEGNGTEDPCSRTLGWLRQNNDAKPWLWKFSNCFSRPEHTLPLSPHTKDYMENEKAAVELKDVPSPLHAGSKLFPAVPLPDIHSLQQPKIQLSPVPKVSCCAHCPNEPSTSPMRFGGGGGSGGSGGSGSLIHPGALLDSQSTRTVTCQVGSGFAFQSASSLQNASARNNLAGLASDFPSMCLESNLSSCKHLPCCGKLHFQSCHGNVHKLHQFPALQGCASAGYFPCSDFTSGAPGRLEEHISQSELTPHLCTNSLHLNVVPPVCLKGSLYCEDCLNKPARNSIIDAAKVWPNIPPPNTQTAPVTIPLCNGCGTKGAGKETTLLLATSLGKAASKFGSPEVALAGQVLENLPPIGVFWDIENCSVPSGRSATAVVQRIREKFFKGHREAEFICVCDISKENKEVIQELNNCQVTVAHINATAKNAADDKLRQSLRRFANTHTAPATVVLVSTDVNFALELSDLRHRHGFHIILVHKNQASEALLHHANELIRFEEFISDLPPRLPLKMPELCRMESKTGARSSDSQQGHLRLVAPPHRSLSAVAPTPKNSGTAEPAYKTNPKKENPCPRSVTSSPVENKEKEETPFQVSYPSAFSKLITSRQVSPLLAAQSWSSRRSMSPNLLNRASPLAFNIANSSIGADSPDPFANGADIQISNIDYRLSRKELQQLMQEAFSRHGKVKSVELSPHTDYQLKAVVQMENLQEAISAVNSLHRYKIGSKKILVSLATGAANKSLSLLR, via the exons ATGATGGAAGGAAACGGAACTGAGGACCCCTGCAGTAGAACACTTGGATGGCTCCGACAAAATAATGATGCTAAGCCATGGCTCTGGAAATTTTCTAATTGCTTTTCTCGTCCTGAGCACACATTGCCACTTAGCCCCCACACG AAAGATTACATGGAGAACGAGAAAGCTGCTGTGGAGTTAAAGGACGTGCCGTCTCCCCTTCATGCTGGCTCTAAACTTTTCCCAGCAGTCCCGCTTCCAGATATTCATTCTCTCCAGCAACCTAAAATACAGCTTTCACCTGTCCCCAAAGTAAGCTGCTGCGCTCATTGCCCTAATGAACCCTCCACTTCGCCGATGCGTTTTGGTGGTGGCGGTGGCAGCGGTGGTAGCGGAGGTAGCGGTAGCTTGATTCACCCAGGCGCACTGTTAGACTCACAGAGCACCAGGACAGTCACGTGTCAGGTAGGCTCAGGGTTTGCCTTCCAGTCTGCATCTTCGCTCCAGAATGCCTCAGCTAGGAACAATTTGGCCGGCCTTGCAAGTGACTTCCCCAGCATGTGTCTAGAGAGTAATCTATCTTCCTGCAAACACCTGCCCTGTTGTGGAAAGCTTCATTTCCAATCCTGCCATGGTAACGTGCACAAGCTGCATCAGTTTCCGGCTCTCCAGGGCTGCGCCTCCGCTGGCTATTTCCCCTGTTCTGATTTCACGAGCGGGGCTCCGGGGCGTTTGGAAGAGCACATTTCACAGTCGGAGCTAACGCCTCACTTGTGCACCAATTCTTTGCACCTAAACGTGGTACCTCCGGTTTGTTTAAAGGGCTCACTTTACTGCGAAGACTGTCTCAACAAG ccGGCAAGAAATAGTATAATTGATGCTGCTAAAGTCTGGCCAAATATACCACCTCCAAATACTCAAACTGCACCTGTTACTATTCCTCTGTGTAATGGCTGTGGAACcaaaggagcagggaaggagacCACGTTGTTATTGGCGACCAGTCTAGGCAAAGCTGCTTCGAAATTTG GGTCACCAGAAGTTGCACTAGCCGGACAGGTGCTGGAAAACTTACCCCCCATTGGAGTTTTTTGGGATATTGAAAACTGTTCAGTTCCCTCTGGCCGCTCAGCTACTGCTGTTGTACAGAGAATCCGTGAGAAGTTTTTTAAAGGCCACAGAGAAGCAGAATTCATCTGTGTGTGTGACatcagtaaagaaaacaaagaagttatTCAAGAGCTGAATAATtgccag GTGACCGTGGCCCACATCAACGCTACCGCCAAGAACGCGGCTGACGACAAACTGCGCCAGAGTCTCCGAAGGTTTGCGAACACTCACACTGCTCCAGCCACTGTGGTTCTCGTGTCGA CTGATGTCAATTTTGCATTGGAGCTTAGTGATCTGAGACACAGGCATGGTTTCCACATAATTTTGGTCCATAAAAACCAGGCCTCGGAAGCACTGCTGCATCATGCTAATGAGCTGATCAGATTCGAAGAGTTCATTTCCGACTTGCCCCCCAGGTTACCACTAAAAATGCCA GAGCTCTGCCGCATGGAGTCAAAGACTGGCGCTAGAAGCAGTGACTCCCAGCAAGGCCACCTGAGGCTGGTGGCGCCTCCCCACAGAAGCTTGAGCGCTGTAGCGCCCACACCCAAAAACTCGGGGACGGCAGAACCTGCTTACAAAACCAACCCGAA GAAAGAGAACCCCTGTCCCCGGAGTGTCACCAGCTCTCCtgtagagaacaaagagaaagaggagactcCGTTCCAAGTGAGTTACCCATCTGCTTTCAGCAAGCTGATCACGTCACGGCAAGTCAGTCCCCTGCTCGCAGCACAGTCTTGGTCTTCTCG CAGGAGTATGTCTCCAAACCTTTTAAACAGAGCGTCCCCACTTGCTTTCAACATTGCAAATTCGAGCATTggtgctgacagcccagacccGTTTGCAAATGGTGCTGACATCCAGATCAGCAACATCGACTACAGATTATCCCGGAAGGAGCTGCAGCAGCTTATGCAGGAGGCATTTTCTAGGCACGGCAAG
- the MARF1 gene encoding meiosis regulator and mRNA stability factor 1 isoform X3, producing the protein MMEGNGTEDPCSRTLGWLRQNNDAKPWLWKFSNCFSRPEHTLPLSPHTKDYMENEKAAVELKDVPSPLHAGSKLFPAVPLPDIHSLQQPKIQLSPVPKVSCCAHCPNEPSTSPMRFGGGGGSGGSGGSGSLIHPGALLDSQSTRTVTCQVGSGFAFQSASSLQNASARNNLAGLASDFPSMCLESNLSSCKHLPCCGKLHFQSCHGNVHKLHQFPALQGCASAGYFPCSDFTSGAPGRLEEHISQSELTPHLCTNSLHLNVVPPVCLKGSLYCEDCLNKPARNSIIDAAKVWPNIPPPNTQTAPVTIPLCNGCGTKGAGKETTLLLATSLGKAASKFGSPEVALAGQVLENLPPIGVFWDIENCSVPSGRSATAVVQRIREKFFKGHREAEFICVCDISKENKEVIQELNNCQVTVAHINATAKNAADDKLRQSLRRFANTHTAPATVVLVSTDVNFALELSDLRHRHGFHIILVHKNQASEALLHHANELIRFEEFISDLPPRLPLKMPCHTLLYVYNLPANKDGKSITNRLRRLSDNCGGKVLSITGCSAILRFINQDSAERAQKRMENEDVFGNRIIVSFTPKNRELCETKSSNAIADKVKSPKKLKNPKLCLIKDTSEQSSSAKATPGKGSQANSGSATKNTNVKSLQELCRMESKTGARSSDSQQGHLRLVAPPHRSLSAVAPTPKNSGTAEPAYKTNPKKENPCPRSVTSSPVENKEKEETPFQVSYPSAFSKLITSRQVSPLLAAQSWSSRRSMSPNLLNRASPLAFNIANSSIGADSPDPFANGADIQISNIDYRLSRKELQQLMQEAFSRHGKVKSVELSPHTDYQLKAVVQMENLQEAISAVNSLHRYKIGSKKILVSLATGAANKSLSLLR; encoded by the exons ATGATGGAAGGAAACGGAACTGAGGACCCCTGCAGTAGAACACTTGGATGGCTCCGACAAAATAATGATGCTAAGCCATGGCTCTGGAAATTTTCTAATTGCTTTTCTCGTCCTGAGCACACATTGCCACTTAGCCCCCACACG AAAGATTACATGGAGAACGAGAAAGCTGCTGTGGAGTTAAAGGACGTGCCGTCTCCCCTTCATGCTGGCTCTAAACTTTTCCCAGCAGTCCCGCTTCCAGATATTCATTCTCTCCAGCAACCTAAAATACAGCTTTCACCTGTCCCCAAAGTAAGCTGCTGCGCTCATTGCCCTAATGAACCCTCCACTTCGCCGATGCGTTTTGGTGGTGGCGGTGGCAGCGGTGGTAGCGGAGGTAGCGGTAGCTTGATTCACCCAGGCGCACTGTTAGACTCACAGAGCACCAGGACAGTCACGTGTCAGGTAGGCTCAGGGTTTGCCTTCCAGTCTGCATCTTCGCTCCAGAATGCCTCAGCTAGGAACAATTTGGCCGGCCTTGCAAGTGACTTCCCCAGCATGTGTCTAGAGAGTAATCTATCTTCCTGCAAACACCTGCCCTGTTGTGGAAAGCTTCATTTCCAATCCTGCCATGGTAACGTGCACAAGCTGCATCAGTTTCCGGCTCTCCAGGGCTGCGCCTCCGCTGGCTATTTCCCCTGTTCTGATTTCACGAGCGGGGCTCCGGGGCGTTTGGAAGAGCACATTTCACAGTCGGAGCTAACGCCTCACTTGTGCACCAATTCTTTGCACCTAAACGTGGTACCTCCGGTTTGTTTAAAGGGCTCACTTTACTGCGAAGACTGTCTCAACAAG ccGGCAAGAAATAGTATAATTGATGCTGCTAAAGTCTGGCCAAATATACCACCTCCAAATACTCAAACTGCACCTGTTACTATTCCTCTGTGTAATGGCTGTGGAACcaaaggagcagggaaggagacCACGTTGTTATTGGCGACCAGTCTAGGCAAAGCTGCTTCGAAATTTG GGTCACCAGAAGTTGCACTAGCCGGACAGGTGCTGGAAAACTTACCCCCCATTGGAGTTTTTTGGGATATTGAAAACTGTTCAGTTCCCTCTGGCCGCTCAGCTACTGCTGTTGTACAGAGAATCCGTGAGAAGTTTTTTAAAGGCCACAGAGAAGCAGAATTCATCTGTGTGTGTGACatcagtaaagaaaacaaagaagttatTCAAGAGCTGAATAATtgccag GTGACCGTGGCCCACATCAACGCTACCGCCAAGAACGCGGCTGACGACAAACTGCGCCAGAGTCTCCGAAGGTTTGCGAACACTCACACTGCTCCAGCCACTGTGGTTCTCGTGTCGA CTGATGTCAATTTTGCATTGGAGCTTAGTGATCTGAGACACAGGCATGGTTTCCACATAATTTTGGTCCATAAAAACCAGGCCTCGGAAGCACTGCTGCATCATGCTAATGAGCTGATCAGATTCGAAGAGTTCATTTCCGACTTGCCCCCCAGGTTACCACTAAAAATGCCA TGCCACACTCTGCTCTATGTTTATAACCTACCAGCAAATAAAGATGGCAAGAGCATCACCAACAGGCTCAGGCGCCTGTCTGATAATTGTGGTGGGAAAGTGCTGAGTATCACAGGCTGCAGTGCAATTCTCCGCTTCATAAACCAAGATAGTGCAGAACGGGCTCAGAAGCGAATGGAAAACGAAGATGTCTTTGGTAATAGGATCATTGTGTCATTTACTCCAAAAAATAGAGAACTCTGTGAAACAAAGAGTTCCAATGCAATTGCTGATAAAGTGAAGTCTCCCAAAAAACTTAAGAATCCAAAATTGTGCCTCATCAAAGATACGAGTGAACAATCTTCCAGTGCCAAAGCCACGCCTGGAAAAGGGTCGCAGGCAAATTCTGGATCTGCtacaaaaaacacaaatgttaaaAGTTTACAG GAGCTCTGCCGCATGGAGTCAAAGACTGGCGCTAGAAGCAGTGACTCCCAGCAAGGCCACCTGAGGCTGGTGGCGCCTCCCCACAGAAGCTTGAGCGCTGTAGCGCCCACACCCAAAAACTCGGGGACGGCAGAACCTGCTTACAAAACCAACCCGAA GAAAGAGAACCCCTGTCCCCGGAGTGTCACCAGCTCTCCtgtagagaacaaagagaaagaggagactcCGTTCCAAGTGAGTTACCCATCTGCTTTCAGCAAGCTGATCACGTCACGGCAAGTCAGTCCCCTGCTCGCAGCACAGTCTTGGTCTTCTCG CAGGAGTATGTCTCCAAACCTTTTAAACAGAGCGTCCCCACTTGCTTTCAACATTGCAAATTCGAGCATTggtgctgacagcccagacccGTTTGCAAATGGTGCTGACATCCAGATCAGCAACATCGACTACAGATTATCCCGGAAGGAGCTGCAGCAGCTTATGCAGGAGGCATTTTCTAGGCACGGCAAG